One genomic window of Leptotrichia shahii includes the following:
- a CDS encoding ABC transporter substrate-binding protein, whose translation MKKIMRGVLLFGMLGGMLLSCGNKKSNDSQEQKKDSKVSEKVYKIGLSQIVDHPALNAAKQGFKDALEKAGVKADYDDKIANNDMSNQTLIMQQFAADKKDLVFAITTPTAQAAKNQVRREIPVVFGSVTDPKSAGLEGISNVTGTSGAAPVNENLKLMRELLPGAKKIGIIYNSSEQNSVSEVNNLKKLAGQYGFTVVEKAVTNGTEMVAAANLIAKDIDIYYAIQDNTVASYFAAILDVFNKSKIPVLATNNVFSNAGGLISQGTTDYNIGYRSGEIAAEILLKGKKPSEIPIETVKNLQIEINKQNMQLLGIKIPDSILRQAKMVETKKN comes from the coding sequence ATGAAAAAAATTATGAGAGGTGTACTATTATTTGGTATGTTAGGAGGAATGCTTTTGTCTTGCGGGAATAAAAAGAGTAATGATTCTCAAGAGCAAAAAAAGGATTCCAAAGTAAGTGAAAAGGTTTATAAAATTGGGCTGTCGCAAATTGTAGATCATCCAGCATTGAATGCGGCAAAGCAAGGGTTTAAGGATGCGTTGGAAAAAGCTGGTGTGAAAGCTGATTATGATGATAAAATTGCAAATAATGATATGAGTAATCAGACTTTGATTATGCAGCAGTTTGCGGCGGATAAAAAGGATCTAGTTTTTGCGATTACTACTCCAACGGCACAGGCGGCTAAAAATCAGGTTAGACGAGAAATACCAGTTGTATTTGGATCAGTTACAGATCCTAAAAGTGCAGGGCTTGAAGGGATTTCAAATGTTACAGGGACAAGTGGTGCGGCACCAGTTAATGAAAATTTGAAATTAATGAGAGAATTATTACCAGGAGCTAAGAAAATAGGGATAATTTATAATTCATCTGAACAAAATTCAGTTTCTGAAGTAAATAATTTGAAAAAGTTGGCGGGGCAATATGGATTTACAGTAGTTGAAAAGGCTGTTACAAATGGTACAGAAATGGTTGCGGCTGCAAATCTTATTGCAAAAGATATTGATATTTATTATGCTATTCAAGACAATACGGTAGCTTCATATTTTGCAGCAATACTCGATGTTTTTAATAAATCAAAAATACCAGTTTTAGCTACAAATAACGTATTCTCAAATGCAGGAGGGCTAATTTCCCAAGGAACTACCGACTACAATATCGGTTACCGATCTGGAGAAATCGCTGCAGAAATTTTACTAAAAGGTAAGAAGCCAAGTGAAATTCCAATAGAAACAGTTAAAAATCTTCAAATAGAAATTAATAAGCAAAATATGCAATTATTGGGGATAAAAATACCAGACAGCATTTTAAGACAGGCTAAAATGGTGGAAACTAAAAAAAATTAA
- the typA gene encoding translational GTPase TypA: MNKIKNIAIIAHVDHGKTTLVDALLKQAGTFGEHEKVDERIMDSNDLEKERGITIFSKNASFHYDGYKINIVDTPGHADFGGEVQRILKMVDSVLLLVDAFEGVMPQTKYVLKQALEHGLRPIVVVNKIDRPNSDPDAVVDSVFDLFVDLGANDIQLDFPVVYASAKNGYAKLELEDEDKDMKPLYDKIMEHVEDPEGDVNEPLQMLVTNTEYDEYVGKLGTGRIYNGKIEKNQEITLIKRNGDLVNGKVTRIYGYDGLKKVEMEVAFAGDIVTIAGIEQIDIGETVASKENPKSLPLIDIDEPTLAMTFMVNDSPFAGQDGKFVTSRNILERLQKEVNHNVSMRLEMTDSPDAFIVKGRGELQLSILLENMRREGYEVAVSKPEVIFKEENGHKMEPIELAIIDVADEFVGVVIEKLGLRKGEMVNMNQGSDGYTRLEFKVPSRGLIGFRNEFLTETRGTGIINHSFFEYGPFKGEVTGRRRGVLIAMEPGTSLGYSLNNLQPRGILFIGPGVEVYEGMIVGEHSRENDLVVNVCKGKKLTNMRAAGSDDAVKLAPPKEFTLELALEYIENDELVEITPNFIRLRKKYLNANERKKHENSKN; this comes from the coding sequence ATGAACAAAATTAAGAACATTGCAATTATTGCACACGTAGATCACGGGAAAACAACTCTTGTCGACGCTTTATTGAAACAGGCGGGGACGTTTGGAGAACATGAAAAAGTAGATGAAAGAATTATGGATAGTAATGATTTGGAGAAGGAAAGAGGAATTACGATTTTTTCTAAAAATGCTTCATTTCATTATGATGGATATAAGATAAATATTGTGGATACACCAGGACATGCCGATTTTGGTGGGGAAGTACAAAGAATCTTGAAAATGGTGGATTCGGTTTTACTTCTGGTAGACGCATTTGAAGGTGTTATGCCACAGACTAAATATGTATTGAAACAGGCGTTAGAGCATGGACTTCGTCCAATTGTAGTAGTTAATAAGATTGACAGGCCAAATTCAGATCCTGATGCAGTTGTGGATTCTGTTTTTGATTTATTTGTAGATTTAGGGGCAAATGATATTCAGCTTGATTTTCCGGTAGTTTATGCATCAGCTAAAAATGGATATGCCAAACTGGAACTGGAAGATGAAGATAAAGATATGAAGCCACTCTATGATAAAATTATGGAGCATGTGGAAGATCCTGAAGGGGACGTAAATGAGCCGTTGCAAATGCTTGTTACAAATACTGAATATGATGAATATGTAGGAAAATTGGGAACTGGAAGAATTTATAACGGAAAAATTGAAAAAAATCAGGAAATTACGTTAATTAAGAGAAATGGTGACTTGGTAAATGGTAAAGTTACTAGAATTTATGGATATGATGGGCTTAAAAAAGTTGAAATGGAAGTAGCATTTGCTGGAGACATCGTAACAATTGCGGGAATTGAACAAATTGACATAGGAGAAACGGTAGCAAGTAAGGAAAATCCTAAATCATTACCATTAATTGATATTGATGAGCCAACACTTGCGATGACTTTTATGGTAAATGATTCACCGTTTGCAGGACAAGATGGAAAATTTGTAACTTCAAGAAATATTTTGGAAAGATTGCAAAAAGAAGTAAATCATAACGTAAGCATGAGGCTTGAAATGACAGATTCACCAGACGCCTTTATTGTAAAAGGGAGAGGGGAACTTCAATTATCTATTTTGCTTGAAAATATGAGAAGAGAAGGCTATGAAGTGGCAGTTTCAAAACCAGAAGTTATTTTCAAGGAAGAAAACGGACATAAAATGGAACCAATCGAACTTGCAATTATTGATGTTGCCGATGAATTTGTAGGGGTTGTAATTGAAAAATTAGGACTTAGAAAAGGTGAAATGGTAAACATGAATCAAGGGAGCGACGGCTATACAAGACTTGAATTTAAAGTGCCATCACGTGGATTAATCGGATTTAGAAACGAATTCTTGACAGAAACAAGAGGTACAGGAATTATAAACCATTCATTTTTTGAATACGGACCTTTCAAGGGGGAAGTTACAGGACGAAGAAGAGGAGTTTTAATCGCAATGGAGCCTGGAACAAGTCTAGGCTATTCATTAAATAACTTGCAGCCACGTGGAATCTTATTTATAGGACCAGGAGTAGAAGTTTACGAGGGAATGATAGTTGGAGAACATTCAAGGGAAAACGACTTAGTTGTAAATGTATGTAAAGGTAAAAAACTTACAAATATGAGGGCAGCTGGAAGTGATGATGCTGTAAAATTAGCACCTCCAAAGGAATTTACACTGGAATTGGCACTTGAATATATTGAAAATGATGAATTAGTGGAAATTACGCCTAACTTTATTAGACTTAGAAAAAAATATTTGAATGCTAATGAAAGAAAAAAACATGAAAACTCTAAAAATTAA
- a CDS encoding phospholipase D-like domain-containing protein, producing MNRRIIFIFIFLLLATFSCTPLSEGLSMKSQVYNADNVDFYYDLTYKKDGETHYERQIWDQAYKILDEAQDFFLMDIFVFNDFVGKGVEEKLHPLPLAEEFAEKILEKRKKDPNVEIYLILDESNTFYGAYDNKMHKKLEQAGVKIGYVDLMKLRDPMLVYSAPWRLLIQPFGNPKNRGKIKNPIYEGTDKVTIRSILRALNAKADHRKLIMNENTAMLTSANPHAEGSKHSNVAFKFSAPILKEIYNAEKPVARITKKDGSLKRRLPNKDFSKIPFSSNDKLKIQYFTNDATAKDISEELKNTQFGEKVIIAQFFLADRGIINDIRKAAKRGVKFEIILNNSDAGLPNKAAAGELMKYARKHNYDIDVKFYNKGEEMYHVKMMSILKKNYLITYGGSTNFTRRNMRNYNLENELKIMSAYDQKVSEDILDYYDRLWTNRDGDFTLPYDTQKNEKFMNDMLFRFMEVNGFGAF from the coding sequence TTGAACAGAAGAATTATTTTTATATTTATATTTTTATTATTAGCAACTTTTTCCTGTACTCCGCTTTCAGAAGGACTTTCAATGAAAAGTCAGGTTTATAATGCGGATAATGTGGATTTTTACTATGATCTGACTTATAAAAAAGATGGAGAAACACATTATGAAAGGCAAATTTGGGATCAGGCTTATAAAATTTTGGATGAGGCACAGGATTTTTTTCTAATGGATATTTTTGTGTTTAATGATTTTGTTGGTAAAGGCGTGGAAGAAAAATTGCATCCATTGCCGCTTGCAGAAGAATTTGCAGAAAAAATACTGGAAAAGAGAAAAAAAGACCCAAATGTGGAAATTTATTTGATACTTGACGAAAGTAATACATTTTATGGGGCTTATGACAACAAGATGCATAAAAAATTGGAGCAGGCTGGAGTAAAAATTGGATATGTTGATTTAATGAAGTTGAGAGATCCGATGCTTGTTTATTCTGCACCATGGCGACTACTTATACAGCCTTTTGGAAATCCCAAAAATCGTGGAAAAATAAAAAATCCAATTTATGAAGGAACCGATAAAGTTACAATTCGTAGCATTTTGAGAGCATTAAATGCAAAAGCGGATCACAGAAAGCTAATTATGAATGAAAATACTGCCATGCTGACATCAGCAAATCCGCATGCAGAAGGATCAAAACATTCAAATGTAGCATTTAAATTTTCAGCACCGATATTAAAGGAAATTTACAATGCTGAAAAGCCAGTTGCAAGAATTACTAAAAAAGATGGAAGTTTAAAAAGAAGGCTTCCAAATAAGGATTTTAGCAAAATTCCGTTTTCTTCAAATGACAAGCTGAAAATACAATATTTTACAAATGATGCAACAGCTAAAGATATTTCAGAAGAGTTAAAAAATACACAATTTGGAGAAAAAGTTATCATTGCTCAATTTTTCCTTGCTGATAGAGGAATAATAAATGACATTAGAAAGGCGGCAAAACGTGGAGTAAAATTTGAGATAATATTAAATAATTCAGATGCCGGATTGCCAAATAAGGCGGCGGCTGGAGAATTAATGAAATATGCAAGAAAACATAACTATGACATAGATGTCAAATTTTATAACAAAGGTGAAGAAATGTACCATGTAAAAATGATGTCAATTCTGAAAAAGAATTATCTAATAACTTACGGAGGCTCTACAAACTTTACAAGAAGAAATATGAGAAACTATAATCTGGAAAATGAACTGAAAATAATGTCAGCTTACGATCAGAAAGTTTCCGAAGATATTTTAGACTATTACGACAGACTATGGACAAACAGGGATGGCGACTTTACACTACCCTACGATACACAAAAAAATGAAAAATTTATGAATGACATGTTATTTAGATTTATGGAAGTAAATGGATTTGGAGCCTTTTAA